One genomic region from Flavobacterium lindanitolerans encodes:
- a CDS encoding DUF4249 domain-containing protein: MKNIKYIALLFLSILCFSCEEVVDVDLKTAPPRLVIDASIDWVKGTDGATQKIKLTTTTGYFQNVIPVVSNATVFVTNSSNTVFTFTETPGTGEYICSDFQAVIGETYVLTVVHNGQTYTATEKMTAVPDITRTEQNNEGGFSNDEIEVKFFYNDNGQEDNFYLSKFETSRLPYPDYDVLDDKFFQGNEMFGLFTHEDFKPGDQLKISLLGISERYYNYMYILIGIAEGAGGGPFQTTPANVRGNIVNQTDKNNYALGYFRVSERTELIYTIQ, from the coding sequence ATGAAAAATATAAAATATATAGCCCTGCTTTTCCTGTCAATTCTTTGCTTTAGCTGTGAAGAAGTAGTAGATGTAGACCTTAAAACGGCACCTCCCCGACTTGTGATTGACGCTTCAATAGACTGGGTCAAAGGAACAGATGGCGCAACCCAAAAAATAAAACTGACCACCACCACCGGCTATTTCCAAAATGTAATTCCGGTGGTGTCCAATGCTACCGTCTTTGTTACAAACAGCAGCAACACGGTCTTCACTTTTACAGAAACTCCGGGCACAGGAGAATATATCTGTTCTGATTTCCAGGCCGTAATTGGTGAAACCTATGTCCTGACCGTTGTTCACAATGGCCAGACCTATACGGCAACCGAAAAAATGACTGCCGTGCCCGATATTACCAGGACAGAACAGAATAACGAAGGTGGATTTTCAAACGATGAAATCGAAGTCAAATTTTTCTATAACGACAATGGTCAGGAAGACAACTTCTATCTAAGCAAGTTTGAAACCAGCCGTCTTCCCTATCCTGATTATGATGTACTTGACGATAAGTTCTTTCAGGGTAATGAAATGTTCGGGCTTTTCACACACGAAGATTTCAAACCCGGAGACCAGCTTAAAATTTCTCTTTTGGGAATTTCAGAACGTTACTATAACTATATGTACATCCTGATAGGCATTGCAGAAGGAGCCGGAGGCGGTCCTTTCCAGACAACTCCTGCCAACGTAAGAGGAAATATTGTCAACCAAACCGACAAAAACAATTATGCATTAGGCTACTTCAGAGTATCTGAAAGAACCGAACTGATTTATACCATACAATAA
- a CDS encoding rhodanese-like domain-containing protein: protein MKTLYSFLFVLISFVSCQSQNKSPELIAPEAFSKRIEKGNVQLVDVRTPKEYKQGHLKGAKNVHLYDQDFTDRINKLDKTKPVYVYCKAGGRSAEAVEIMQSQGFKNIIELKGGTDSWTETGLPLEQ from the coding sequence ATGAAAACTTTATATTCTTTCTTATTTGTCCTGATTAGTTTTGTTTCCTGTCAATCGCAGAATAAATCTCCTGAATTGATTGCTCCTGAGGCTTTTTCCAAAAGAATTGAAAAAGGAAATGTGCAATTGGTAGATGTCAGAACTCCAAAAGAGTACAAGCAGGGCCATTTGAAAGGCGCTAAAAATGTTCACCTTTACGACCAGGATTTTACAGACCGAATAAACAAATTAGATAAAACAAAACCTGTTTATGTGTACTGCAAGGCTGGCGGAAGAAGTGCAGAAGCAGTTGAAATTATGCAGTCTCAAGGTTTTAAGAATATCATTGAGCTCAAAGGAGGAACCGATTCCTGGACAGAAACCGGCCTACCTCTGGAGCAATAA
- a CDS encoding rhodanese-like domain-containing protein produces MNITQEQWWSQAQEDENAVILDVRTEDECNRGMIPGAKNIDIYKGQGFIYEVEELDKTKNYYVYCQAGMRSAKACSVMEQLGFATTYNLVGGMSEWDGPVVLPE; encoded by the coding sequence ATGAATATAACACAAGAACAATGGTGGTCACAGGCACAGGAAGATGAAAATGCTGTGATTCTTGACGTACGAACCGAAGACGAATGCAACAGAGGAATGATTCCCGGAGCCAAAAATATAGATATCTATAAAGGTCAGGGATTTATTTATGAAGTGGAGGAGTTGGATAAAACTAAAAATTATTATGTCTATTGTCAGGCCGGAATGCGAAGTGCCAAAGCCTGCAGTGTGATGGAACAGTTAGGTTTTGCCACTACTTACAATCTTGTAGGCGGCATGTCAGAATGGGACGGCCCCGTTGTTTTACCGGAATAA
- a CDS encoding thioredoxin family protein → MKTIKIFAFVLLAGLVSAFTYKNMDAATGYKVGDIATDFSLKNIDNKKVSLKDFKDAKGYIVIFTCNHCPYAQAYEDRIIALDKKYKKQGYPVIAINPNNPEKQKDDSFDLMKVRAKEKAFTFPYLLDEGQKIYPQYGATKTPHVYILQKTSKGNQVKYIGAIDDNYGDEKAVKQKYVENAVDALLKNKEVAVKETKAIGCSIKA, encoded by the coding sequence ATGAAAACAATTAAAATTTTTGCTTTTGTATTGCTTGCCGGACTGGTAAGTGCTTTTACTTATAAAAATATGGATGCCGCAACGGGCTATAAGGTTGGCGATATTGCGACTGATTTTAGCCTAAAGAATATCGATAACAAGAAAGTGTCTCTTAAAGATTTCAAAGATGCCAAGGGATATATCGTGATTTTTACCTGTAATCACTGTCCGTATGCCCAGGCTTATGAGGACAGAATTATTGCGTTGGACAAAAAATATAAGAAACAGGGTTATCCGGTAATTGCAATCAATCCGAACAATCCGGAAAAACAAAAAGATGATAGTTTTGACCTGATGAAAGTGCGTGCTAAAGAAAAAGCCTTTACATTTCCGTATCTGTTAGATGAAGGACAAAAAATTTATCCTCAATATGGTGCTACAAAAACACCTCATGTTTATATCCTTCAAAAAACATCAAAAGGAAACCAGGTGAAATATATTGGTGCCATTGATGATAATTATGGAGATGAAAAGGCAGTAAAACAAAAATATGTAGAAAATGCGGTAGACGCTCTTTTAAAGAACAAGGAAGTTGCGGTAAAAGAAACCAAGGCTATCGGATGTTCTATTAAAGCATAA
- a CDS encoding TlpA family protein disulfide reductase, whose product MKKIISLGIVFLLLSCKNDEKKEAVAVPKPLKTYTQDGISVDSYSFLGLEPYLKKNNDTTYVVNFWATWCVPCVEELPHFEKLNADYKDKKVKVLLVSIDFPKMAETKLLPFIKTHNLKSEVLLLNDPDANNWINKVDSTWSGAIPATLIYKGDKRRFYEKSFSFDELENEVKQF is encoded by the coding sequence ATGAAGAAAATTATCTCTCTGGGCATCGTTTTTTTGCTTCTTTCCTGTAAAAATGATGAGAAAAAAGAGGCTGTTGCCGTGCCAAAACCGCTAAAAACATATACGCAGGATGGTATTTCTGTCGATTCGTATAGTTTTTTAGGATTGGAACCTTACCTGAAAAAAAATAATGATACGACTTATGTGGTTAATTTTTGGGCTACGTGGTGTGTTCCTTGCGTGGAAGAATTGCCACATTTTGAAAAGTTGAATGCCGATTATAAAGACAAAAAAGTAAAAGTGCTTTTGGTGAGTATTGATTTTCCTAAAATGGCGGAAACCAAACTACTGCCTTTTATAAAAACACATAATCTTAAATCGGAAGTTTTGTTGCTGAATGACCCGGATGCAAACAACTGGATTAATAAGGTAGATTCTACCTGGAGTGGTGCGATTCCGGCTACGCTAATTTATAAAGGTGACAAACGCCGTTTTTATGAAAAGAGTTTTTCATTTGATGAACTTGAAAACGAAGTGAAACAATTTTAA
- a CDS encoding MarR family winged helix-turn-helix transcriptional regulator has translation MKIEEIIKTTSPMAIGKRTVLNIMYTQNVLSERFNEILKAYDLSPEQFNVLRILKGQNGKPTNMCVIQERMIAKTSNTTRLVDKLLLKELVTREICPDNRRKMEIAITEKGLELLAELNPKVECHESALSQNLTTEELEQLNYLLEKFRTINQ, from the coding sequence ATGAAAATAGAAGAAATCATAAAAACAACCTCTCCTATGGCAATCGGCAAAAGAACGGTGCTGAACATTATGTATACGCAAAACGTCCTGTCAGAACGATTCAATGAGATTTTAAAAGCTTACGATTTATCGCCGGAGCAATTTAATGTCTTGCGAATCCTGAAAGGACAGAATGGAAAGCCGACCAACATGTGCGTAATTCAGGAACGAATGATTGCCAAAACCAGCAACACGACACGACTGGTCGACAAATTACTTTTAAAAGAGCTGGTTACCCGTGAAATCTGCCCTGACAACAGGAGAAAGATGGAAATAGCCATAACCGAAAAAGGCCTGGAACTACTGGCAGAACTCAATCCAAAAGTAGAATGTCACGAATCTGCCCTATCCCAAAACCTTACGACAGAAGAATTGGAACAGCTCAACTACCTACTCGAAAAATTCAGAACAATTAATCAATAA
- a CDS encoding NAD(P)H-dependent oxidoreductase, producing the protein MSTIINNLNWRYATKKFDASKKISNEDLEKLKEAIRLSASSYGLQPYKVLIVENPELRAKIQPAAWGQSQIVDASHLIIFANETNFGDAGIDSFADNIVATRGIPAESIQGYVDFMKSKISTLPVETRNHWTSKQTYIALANLLSAAAELKIDATPMEGFEAEKVNEILGLDKLGLNTSLIATLGYRHEEDATQHFKKVRKSNEELFINL; encoded by the coding sequence ATGAGTACTATCATAAATAACCTTAACTGGAGATATGCAACTAAAAAATTCGATGCCTCCAAAAAAATCTCAAACGAAGACCTTGAAAAATTAAAAGAAGCGATACGATTAAGCGCCTCTTCCTACGGACTTCAGCCATACAAAGTCCTGATTGTTGAAAATCCGGAATTAAGAGCAAAAATACAACCGGCTGCATGGGGTCAGTCACAAATAGTAGACGCTTCACACCTGATTATTTTTGCAAATGAAACTAACTTTGGCGATGCCGGAATTGATTCTTTTGCTGACAATATTGTTGCAACAAGAGGAATTCCTGCAGAAAGCATCCAGGGTTATGTGGATTTCATGAAATCAAAAATCTCGACACTTCCAGTAGAAACAAGAAACCACTGGACTTCAAAGCAGACCTATATTGCGCTGGCAAACCTTTTGAGCGCTGCTGCCGAATTAAAAATCGACGCCACTCCAATGGAAGGTTTTGAAGCTGAAAAAGTAAACGAAATCCTTGGACTTGACAAATTGGGATTAAACACTTCACTCATAGCAACTTTAGGCTATCGCCATGAAGAAGATGCAACTCAGCACTTTAAAAAAGTAAGAAAATCTAACGAAGAACTATTTATCAATTTATAA
- a CDS encoding YceI family protein, whose amino-acid sequence MKNFKTIAIALLVAVGSFSATAQEKKVDVKASKINWVGKKVTGQHEGTIDLSSGVLIFKSNKLVGGNFTVDMNSISTTDLKAGQGKEKLDGHLKADDFFGTEKYPTAKLVFKSIGKKSANVYTVTADLTIKDVTNPVKFEITVNKNNATAALKVDRTKYGIKYGSGSFFDGLGDKAIYDEFELNVDLKF is encoded by the coding sequence ATGAAAAATTTCAAAACTATTGCAATCGCTCTTTTAGTAGCAGTCGGATCATTCTCAGCAACAGCTCAGGAGAAAAAAGTTGATGTTAAAGCTAGCAAAATCAACTGGGTTGGTAAAAAAGTAACAGGACAGCACGAAGGTACAATTGACCTAAGCAGCGGTGTTCTTATCTTCAAAAGCAACAAATTGGTTGGTGGAAACTTTACAGTAGACATGAACTCTATCTCAACTACTGACCTAAAGGCAGGACAAGGTAAAGAAAAACTGGACGGACACTTAAAAGCTGACGATTTCTTTGGTACTGAAAAATACCCAACAGCTAAATTGGTTTTCAAATCAATCGGTAAAAAATCTGCTAATGTTTACACTGTAACAGCAGATTTGACTATCAAAGACGTTACAAATCCTGTGAAATTTGAGATTACAGTTAACAAAAACAACGCGACAGCTGCTCTTAAAGTAGACAGAACAAAATACGGTATTAAATACGGTTCTGGAAGCTTCTTTGACGGCTTAGGAGACAAAGCAATCTACGACGAATTCGAATTGAATGTAGATTTGAAATTCTAA
- a CDS encoding anthranilate synthase component II encodes MKNILVVDNYDSFTYNLVHYLEALDCKVTVLRNDEIELEEVKNYDKILLSPGPGLPSEAGLLNKIIKEYASSKSILGICLGQQAIGEVFGSTLKNLEKVYHGTATKAKILVDDEPLFKNIPTEFWVGRYHSWVVEKSDLSPDLEITSVDENGEIMSLRHKFFDVRGVQFHPESILTPHGKQILENWVSN; translated from the coding sequence ATGAAAAACATACTTGTAGTAGACAATTACGATAGCTTCACTTACAATCTGGTTCATTATTTAGAGGCATTAGACTGTAAAGTTACGGTGCTCAGAAACGACGAAATAGAGCTGGAAGAAGTCAAAAACTACGACAAAATTCTGCTCTCTCCGGGTCCGGGATTGCCTTCTGAAGCAGGTTTATTAAACAAAATCATCAAAGAATATGCTTCCTCAAAAAGCATTTTAGGCATCTGTTTAGGGCAACAGGCCATTGGAGAAGTCTTCGGTTCGACCCTAAAAAATCTTGAAAAAGTATATCACGGAACCGCTACCAAAGCAAAAATTTTGGTTGACGACGAACCGCTTTTTAAAAATATTCCGACTGAATTTTGGGTAGGGAGATACCATTCCTGGGTGGTAGAAAAGTCAGATTTGAGTCCTGATTTGGAAATAACTTCAGTCGATGAAAACGGAGAAATCATGTCACTCAGACACAAATTTTTTGATGTAAGAGGCGTACAATTTCATCCGGAATCCATCCTGACACCACACGGAAAACAAATTTTAGAAAATTGGGTCTCTAATTAA
- a CDS encoding TetR family transcriptional regulator has protein sequence MTADFNEKQLEILQVAEELFAEKGFDGTSIRDIAKKANINIAMISYYFGSKEKLLESLIIFRTSDLRLKLESLFSEDLTPIEKIEKLIELYINRLNKNRCLYQILHFEFSSKKRIMDFKVFTDVKKQNLLSLQKIISEGQEKGVFRKNINSALLPPTIMGTFFHFHTNRPFYEELFDLKTDEAYDHFIKTEIINHIKQTIKAFLVYEN, from the coding sequence ATGACGGCAGATTTCAATGAAAAACAATTAGAAATCCTTCAGGTTGCCGAAGAGCTTTTTGCAGAAAAAGGATTCGACGGAACTTCGATTCGCGACATCGCAAAAAAAGCCAATATCAATATCGCAATGATATCTTACTATTTTGGCTCCAAAGAAAAATTACTCGAATCTCTCATCATCTTCCGTACCTCCGATTTGAGATTGAAACTGGAAAGTCTTTTTAGTGAAGACCTCACTCCTATCGAAAAAATTGAAAAGCTAATCGAACTTTATATTAATCGCCTAAACAAAAACAGATGCCTCTACCAAATTCTCCATTTTGAATTTTCTTCAAAAAAGAGAATCATGGATTTTAAAGTTTTTACTGATGTAAAAAAACAGAACCTGCTCTCCCTTCAAAAAATAATTTCCGAAGGACAGGAAAAAGGAGTATTCCGCAAAAACATCAATTCGGCTCTTTTGCCACCAACCATAATGGGCACTTTTTTTCACTTCCACACCAACAGGCCTTTTTATGAAGAACTCTTCGACCTGAAAACAGATGAAGCTTACGACCATTTCATCAAAACAGAAATAATTAATCACATTAAGCAAACAATTAAAGCCTTTTTAGTTTATGAAAACTAA
- a CDS encoding TolC family protein, whose translation MKTNPLLMGMLLILGFAEVAAQEKKPLTLNDAISLAVTQSNEAGLADTKAQTSKYELETVKNNRYPSLKISGQYQRLTEANINSKISMGGSEPAEGGATSSPKVNQLILGQASLSMPLFSGFKLKNSVKASENRYQAELLNAKNTKEQLAMNTIILYVNLYKAQQSVKLIQENLKSSQQRVKDFTAMEENGLIARNDLLKSQLQSSNVELSLEDAKKNVATINYQLVNLLKLPEGTQILPDEAVFSKLGFSEATLNESDALSSRSDLGALQWMQKASEANIKAAEGNYYPSVSLLGGYVAFDLKNVLEVNNAINFGVGVSYDLSSIFKNGKDVKLAKSQASETKQSADILTDRIKVEVHDAQENYALSLKQYKVYQEAVVQASENFRIVKDKYDNGLSDTNDLLEADVQELQAKLNEAFSKADIAQSYYELLNVSGKLTDSFNITKN comes from the coding sequence ATGAAAACTAATCCACTGTTGATGGGAATGCTTTTGATTTTGGGATTTGCAGAAGTTGCCGCCCAGGAAAAAAAGCCCCTGACACTCAATGACGCCATTAGCCTGGCCGTCACGCAAAGCAATGAAGCTGGATTGGCAGACACCAAAGCCCAAACTTCGAAGTATGAATTAGAAACCGTTAAAAACAACCGCTACCCTAGCCTGAAAATTTCCGGCCAGTACCAACGATTGACAGAGGCCAACATCAACTCAAAGATTTCAATGGGAGGTTCAGAGCCTGCAGAAGGCGGAGCTACTTCATCGCCAAAAGTAAATCAGCTGATTTTAGGGCAGGCCAGTCTATCCATGCCCCTGTTTTCCGGATTCAAATTAAAAAACAGCGTAAAAGCTTCTGAGAACAGATACCAGGCAGAGCTGCTCAATGCCAAAAACACCAAAGAACAGTTGGCAATGAACACCATCATCCTGTATGTGAACCTCTATAAAGCACAGCAATCTGTCAAACTGATTCAGGAAAATCTGAAAAGCTCACAACAACGCGTGAAAGATTTTACCGCCATGGAAGAAAACGGGCTGATTGCCCGAAACGATTTACTGAAATCACAATTGCAATCTTCCAACGTAGAATTATCATTGGAAGATGCCAAAAAGAACGTTGCGACAATAAATTATCAGCTGGTTAACCTGCTAAAACTTCCGGAAGGAACACAGATTTTGCCGGACGAAGCCGTTTTTTCTAAATTAGGCTTCTCCGAGGCGACTTTGAACGAAAGTGACGCATTATCCAGCAGAAGTGATTTGGGAGCCTTACAATGGATGCAGAAAGCTTCAGAGGCCAATATAAAAGCTGCCGAAGGAAATTATTATCCGTCAGTATCGCTACTTGGCGGTTATGTGGCTTTTGACCTGAAAAATGTTTTGGAGGTAAACAACGCCATCAATTTTGGAGTTGGCGTTTCCTATGACCTCTCTTCCATCTTTAAAAATGGTAAAGATGTAAAATTGGCCAAAAGCCAGGCTTCGGAAACCAAACAATCTGCCGATATCCTGACAGACCGCATTAAAGTAGAAGTACACGATGCACAGGAAAATTATGCCCTTTCTTTAAAACAATACAAAGTGTATCAGGAAGCTGTAGTACAGGCATCAGAAAATTTCAGAATTGTAAAAGACAAATACGATAATGGACTTTCAGACACCAATGACCTTTTAGAAGCCGACGTACAGGAACTTCAGGCAAAATTAAACGAAGCATTTTCAAAGGCAGATATTGCACAGAGCTATTACGAACTGCTAAATGTTTCCGGCAAACTAACCGATTCATTCAACATCACTAAAAACTAA
- a CDS encoding HlyD family secretion protein, with the protein MEKKKTNKKFTYILIVLVAIGATYGIYKYVHSLSHETTDDAQIEKNMNPIIPRVSGYVTKVYVKDNDFVKKGDTLFVIDNKDYLVKVEEANAALIAAQGNLEASKADIGGALASISISEANISSAGGNIETAKIRLTRATNDFIRYQNLYKNRSITKQQFEQAEAAKLEAESELKILQQQQRASTYQKSVAASRSNVSSKQAEIAAANIKKAQAVLDAAKLNLNYTVVTASIDGQVSKINIQPGQFVQPGQSLFYIINNTEAWVIANFKETQLSKMVAGQKVSIHVDAYPDYEFKGTITSFSPATGARFSLLPPDNATGNFVKTVQRLPVKITLDAENAPDKVKNLRPGMNVDVDVHLK; encoded by the coding sequence ATGGAAAAGAAAAAAACAAATAAAAAGTTTACCTACATACTTATTGTGCTTGTGGCAATTGGCGCAACCTACGGAATCTACAAATACGTCCACTCACTTTCACACGAAACGACAGACGATGCACAGATTGAGAAAAACATGAACCCGATTATTCCAAGAGTTTCAGGCTATGTGACAAAAGTATATGTCAAAGACAATGACTTTGTAAAAAAAGGCGATACTCTTTTCGTAATTGACAACAAAGACTACCTGGTAAAGGTGGAAGAAGCTAATGCCGCTTTGATAGCAGCACAGGGCAATCTGGAAGCTTCAAAAGCAGACATAGGCGGTGCTTTGGCTAGTATTTCAATATCAGAAGCCAACATCTCTTCTGCGGGCGGTAATATCGAAACTGCCAAAATCAGGTTGACAAGAGCCACTAACGATTTCATCCGTTATCAGAATCTTTATAAAAACAGGTCTATCACAAAGCAGCAATTCGAACAGGCAGAAGCAGCAAAACTGGAAGCAGAAAGCGAATTGAAAATTTTGCAACAACAGCAAAGAGCCAGCACCTATCAAAAATCGGTTGCAGCTTCACGTTCTAACGTAAGCAGCAAACAGGCAGAAATTGCTGCGGCTAATATTAAAAAGGCACAGGCCGTACTCGATGCTGCTAAACTGAATCTGAATTATACCGTAGTTACAGCTTCTATAGACGGACAGGTTTCTAAAATAAACATACAGCCGGGACAATTTGTACAACCGGGACAATCCTTGTTCTACATTATCAACAACACCGAAGCCTGGGTTATTGCCAACTTTAAAGAAACCCAATTGAGTAAAATGGTAGCAGGACAAAAAGTAAGCATTCATGTTGATGCTTATCCTGATTATGAATTCAAAGGTACAATCACTTCATTTTCACCTGCAACCGGAGCGCGTTTCTCGCTATTGCCACCGGACAATGCTACCGGAAACTTCGTAAAAACTGTACAAAGACTTCCTGTTAAAATCACTCTTGATGCGGAAAATGCACCTGACAAAGTAAAAAATCTGCGTCCGGGTATGAACGTTGACGTTGATGTGCACTTAAAATAA
- a CDS encoding DHA2 family efflux MFS transporter permease subunit: protein MEATSGEDSLVEYGFRRVIITITAVLCALLEIVDTTIVNVALTDMRGSLGATLTDVAWVITAYAIANVIVIPMTSWLSQQFGRRNYFAVSIIIFTVSSFLCGNATNIWELVVFRFVQGLGGGALLVTAQTIITESYPVAKRGMAQAIYGLGVIVGPTLGPPLGGYIVENYSWPYIFYINIPLGVIATILTLSYIKSPKYGEKLKASQVDWWGILLLAMFIGSLQFVLEHGQQDDWFDDKMITTLSIVSVVGLILFIWRELTYKHPIVNLSVLKDGNLRIGTVMCFILGFGLYGSTLILPIYTQSVLGWTALDAGLLLIPGSITTAFMMPIVGNLIQKGVPQGYMVGVGFLIFFFFTFWMHNVITPDTGVEHMFWPLILRGIGLGLLFVPITTLALSTLKGKQIGEGAAFTGMMRQLGGSFGIAIITTFITRFSQNHRVDLVSHLSADKLEVQNRVQQLQQGFMAKGFSASEALNKAYQVLDVSVMKQATVLSYMDIFLYLGIMFLCCIPIILLIKKGKNKINPADAMH, encoded by the coding sequence ATGGAAGCAACTTCAGGAGAAGACAGCTTAGTTGAATACGGCTTCAGAAGGGTTATCATTACGATTACCGCAGTGCTTTGTGCCTTGCTGGAAATTGTAGATACAACCATCGTGAACGTGGCCCTGACAGACATGCGGGGAAGTCTTGGTGCTACGCTGACAGACGTTGCCTGGGTCATTACAGCCTATGCTATCGCCAACGTAATCGTAATCCCGATGACCAGCTGGCTGTCGCAACAATTCGGCAGAAGGAATTATTTTGCCGTGTCCATCATCATATTCACCGTTTCATCATTTCTCTGCGGAAACGCTACCAACATTTGGGAACTTGTCGTTTTCCGTTTTGTTCAGGGTCTTGGCGGAGGAGCATTATTGGTAACCGCACAGACAATCATCACAGAAAGTTATCCTGTTGCAAAACGAGGAATGGCACAGGCTATTTATGGTTTGGGTGTAATTGTTGGGCCAACACTTGGACCGCCTCTGGGAGGTTATATCGTAGAAAATTATTCCTGGCCTTATATATTCTATATCAATATTCCTTTGGGTGTTATTGCTACCATATTGACTTTATCCTATATCAAAAGTCCTAAATATGGCGAAAAGCTAAAAGCAAGCCAGGTTGACTGGTGGGGAATTTTATTACTTGCCATGTTTATCGGGTCGTTGCAATTTGTTCTGGAGCACGGACAACAGGATGATTGGTTTGATGATAAAATGATTACCACTTTAAGTATTGTGAGCGTTGTAGGATTGATACTGTTCATTTGGAGGGAACTCACCTATAAACACCCGATTGTAAACCTGAGCGTACTAAAAGACGGTAATCTTAGGATTGGAACCGTAATGTGTTTTATCCTCGGATTTGGTTTGTACGGTTCCACATTAATTCTCCCCATCTATACGCAATCCGTTTTAGGTTGGACTGCCTTAGATGCCGGATTATTATTAATCCCGGGGTCTATCACCACGGCATTCATGATGCCTATTGTGGGTAATCTCATCCAAAAAGGTGTACCGCAGGGCTATATGGTTGGTGTAGGATTTCTTATATTCTTTTTCTTCACGTTCTGGATGCATAATGTAATTACACCGGATACCGGGGTAGAACACATGTTCTGGCCGTTGATATTGAGAGGAATCGGATTAGGATTATTATTTGTTCCTATTACTACATTGGCACTATCAACATTAAAAGGTAAACAGATTGGTGAAGGTGCTGCTTTTACAGGAATGATGAGACAATTGGGTGGTTCTTTCGGTATCGCCATTATCACAACATTCATCACACGATTCAGCCAGAACCATCGTGTGGATTTGGTTTCTCACCTCAGCGCAGACAAATTGGAAGTCCAAAACAGGGTTCAACAGCTCCAACAAGGATTCATGGCCAAAGGTTTTAGTGCCAGTGAAGCACTCAACAAGGCCTATCAGGTATTGGATGTTTCGGTCATGAAACAGGCAACGGTCTTATCCTATATGGATATTTTTCTATATCTCGGTATTATGTTCCTATGCTGTATTCCAATTATCCTGCTCATCAAAAAAGGCAAAAACAAGATTAATCCGGCAGATGCCATGCATTAA
- the yaaA gene encoding peroxide stress protein YaaA, translated as MKIVISPAKSLDFETAVPTDRHTESVFLKESNTVHKVLKKLKPKKLSELMDISEKLADLNWHRNQEWATPFTLENSRQAVYAFNGDVYIGLDAYSLPLEKLDDLQDKLRILSGLYGLLKPLDLIQPYRLEMGTKLPVGKNKNLYEFWKKKITKSLNDELKKGELFVNLASNEYFDSVDVKTLKVPVITPEFKDYKDGKLKMISFFAKKARGMMVRYIIDTNAETIDDLKGFNYEGYQFDANLSKGNKLVFTR; from the coding sequence ATGAAAATTGTTATTTCTCCAGCCAAATCATTAGATTTTGAAACCGCAGTGCCAACAGACCGACATACAGAATCGGTTTTCCTAAAAGAATCCAATACTGTTCACAAAGTATTGAAGAAGTTGAAACCCAAAAAACTTTCAGAGTTGATGGATATTTCAGAAAAGCTGGCCGATTTGAACTGGCACAGAAATCAGGAATGGGCAACTCCGTTTACGTTGGAAAATTCACGTCAGGCGGTTTATGCTTTTAATGGTGATGTGTATATTGGTTTGGATGCTTATTCCTTACCATTGGAGAAATTAGATGATTTGCAGGACAAACTCCGAATTTTGTCCGGTTTATACGGTTTGCTAAAACCTTTGGATTTAATTCAGCCTTATCGTTTGGAAATGGGAACAAAGCTGCCGGTTGGAAAAAATAAAAATCTATATGAATTCTGGAAAAAGAAAATTACCAAATCACTGAATGATGAATTGAAAAAAGGGGAATTGTTTGTGAATCTTGCCAGCAACGAATATTTCGATTCGGTAGATGTGAAAACACTAAAGGTTCCTGTAATTACTCCGGAATTTAAAGACTACAAAGACGGCAAGCTCAAAATGATCAGCTTTTTTGCTAAAAAGGCAAGAGGTATGATGGTGCGTTATATTATTGATACCAATGCCGAAACCATAGACGATTTAAAAGGCTTTAATTACGAAGGCTATCAGTTTGATGCCAATTTGTCTAAAGGTAATAAGCTGGTTTTTACGCGATAA